Proteins encoded in a region of the Methanobrevibacter millerae genome:
- a CDS encoding glycosyltransferase family 2 protein encodes MDVKISVVLPVYNVANYLRKCLDSLVNQTFKDFEVICVNDGSTDLSLGILEGYAVSDSRFKIINQENQGLSGARNTGIEHVQGDYVIFVDSDDWLEENALELLYDHVKGFNSDITMFKFKFFDEDTKKISESQNSKLEIIPDSLITSNFNYNNVLDILFKISHSPFNKLYKTSFLRELDAKFLYGSYYEDLEFFYKVFLKAEKVSVLPKYLYFYRIRDESISNIGDEGSFDIFNVLKSTKQILIDSNIYIEVKNEWLMFIIVNLKFIYLRLDIQFKDQFLLEMKDKYNDFSLNEVVYSQNWHYEDRAFHKSILLAENYKEFDLYYEKICYEILSKHYKTLSNEYKKQIDMLTDENNQLKEKLNENSIKNKFSKIVKL; translated from the coding sequence ATGGATGTAAAGATTTCAGTAGTTCTGCCGGTTTATAATGTTGCAAATTATCTTAGAAAATGTTTGGATAGTCTTGTCAATCAAACATTCAAAGATTTTGAAGTAATATGTGTCAATGATGGTTCTACAGATTTATCCTTAGGCATTCTTGAAGGTTATGCAGTATCAGATTCTAGATTTAAAATAATCAATCAAGAAAATCAGGGATTAAGCGGTGCACGTAACACTGGAATCGAACATGTTCAAGGGGATTATGTCATTTTTGTTGATTCTGATGACTGGCTGGAAGAAAATGCTTTAGAACTATTATATGATCATGTTAAAGGTTTTAATTCAGATATTACAATGTTTAAATTTAAATTTTTTGATGAAGATACAAAAAAAATTAGTGAAAGTCAAAATTCTAAACTGGAGATTATTCCCGATTCATTAATAACTTCCAACTTTAATTATAATAATGTTTTAGATATTTTATTTAAGATATCTCATTCTCCTTTCAATAAACTTTATAAAACTTCGTTTTTAAGAGAATTGGATGCAAAATTCTTATATGGTTCATATTATGAAGATTTGGAGTTTTTTTATAAGGTATTTTTAAAAGCTGAAAAAGTTTCAGTTTTACCTAAATATCTTTATTTTTACCGTATCCGTGATGAATCTATTTCAAATATTGGTGATGAAGGCTCTTTTGATATTTTTAATGTATTAAAATCTACAAAACAGATATTGATTGATTCTAATATTTATATTGAAGTAAAAAATGAATGGTTAATGTTTATTATTGTAAATTTAAAATTCATTTATTTAAGATTGGATATTCAATTTAAAGACCAGTTTCTCTTGGAAATGAAGGATAAATATAATGATTTTTCTTTAAATGAGGTTGTTTATAGTCAAAATTGGCATTATGAGGATAGAGCATTTCATAAATCAATTTTACTGGCTGAAAACTATAAAGAGTTTGACCTGTATTATGAAAAAATTTGTTATGAGATTTTATCCAAGCATTATAAAACATTATCAAATGAATATAAAAAACAAATTGATATGTTAACTGATGAAAATAATCAGTTAAAAGAAAAATTGAATGAAAATTCCATAAAAAATAAATTTAGCAAAATTGTGAAATTATGA
- the rfbB gene encoding dTDP-glucose 4,6-dehydratase translates to MSTILITGGAGFIGSNFVKYMLDKYSDYDIVNLDALTYCGNLENLKDIEDMDNYTFVKGDIRDKDLVNDLVSKSDFVINFAAESHVDRSITDPEIFIKSNVLGTQVLLNAAKDCGVEKYIQISTDEVYGTLGETGYFCETTPLQPNSPYSASKAGGDLITRAYFETFDLPINITRCSNNYGPYQFPEKLIPLMISNALENKKLPIYGDGKNIRDWLHVYDHCQAIDLVLHEGKLGEVYNIGGHNERQNIQIVKLILEALGKDESLIEYVADRLGHDRRYAIDADKIRNELGWEPKYTFETGIKETIQWYLDNQDWMNQVKSGQYQQYYEKMYGNR, encoded by the coding sequence ATGAGTACTATTTTAATTACTGGTGGGGCAGGGTTCATCGGAAGTAATTTCGTCAAATATATGTTGGATAAGTATTCTGATTATGATATTGTTAATTTGGATGCATTGACTTACTGTGGTAACTTAGAAAACTTGAAAGATATTGAAGATATGGATAATTACACTTTTGTAAAGGGTGATATTCGTGATAAGGATCTGGTGAATGATTTAGTTTCCAAATCTGATTTTGTTATTAATTTTGCCGCTGAAAGTCATGTTGACAGAAGCATTACTGATCCTGAAATTTTCATTAAGTCTAATGTGCTTGGCACTCAGGTTTTATTAAATGCTGCCAAAGATTGTGGTGTTGAAAAATACATTCAGATTTCAACAGATGAAGTTTACGGAACACTTGGCGAAACAGGCTATTTTTGTGAAACTACTCCGTTACAGCCTAACAGTCCTTATTCCGCTTCTAAAGCAGGTGGAGACTTAATTACAAGAGCATACTTTGAAACTTTTGACCTACCAATCAACATTACACGATGTTCAAATAATTACGGTCCTTATCAGTTTCCTGAAAAATTGATACCTTTGATGATTTCCAATGCACTTGAAAATAAGAAATTGCCTATTTATGGTGATGGTAAAAACATTCGTGACTGGCTTCATGTATATGACCACTGCCAGGCAATTGATCTTGTTTTGCATGAAGGAAAGCTTGGTGAAGTCTACAACATCGGTGGTCACAACGAAAGGCAAAACATTCAAATTGTCAAACTGATTCTTGAAGCATTAGGAAAAGATGAATCATTGATTGAATATGTTGCTGACCGTCTTGGTCATGACCGCAGATATGCAATAGACGCGGATAAAATACGCAACGAACTTGGATGGGAACCAAAATACACCTTTGAAACAGGCATAAAAGAAACAATTCAATGGTATCTTGATAATCAGGATTGGATGAACCAAGTCAAAAGCGGCCAATACCAACAATACTACGAAAAAATGTATGGAAACAGATAA
- the rfbC gene encoding dTDP-4-dehydrorhamnose 3,5-epimerase, whose product MGQFKFTECDIEGMFIVEPAVFGDNRGYFMETYNENDFKDAGYDLTFVQDNQSSSSNGVLRGLHLQLKYPQGKLVRVLKGEVFDVGVDLRADSPTYGEWFGAILSDENKKQLYIPPCFAHGFVVLSDEAEFAYKCTEFYHGEDEGGIIWNDPDIGIDWPIDEIDELIFSEKDEKWPTLAESQIKY is encoded by the coding sequence ATGGGTCAATTTAAATTTACAGAATGTGATATTGAAGGTATGTTTATTGTGGAGCCTGCGGTTTTTGGTGATAATCGTGGTTATTTTATGGAGACTTATAATGAGAATGATTTTAAGGATGCAGGTTATGATTTGACATTTGTTCAGGATAATCAGTCTTCTTCATCAAATGGTGTGCTTAGAGGTCTCCATTTACAGTTAAAATACCCTCAAGGTAAACTTGTTAGGGTTTTGAAAGGGGAAGTCTTTGATGTTGGTGTTGATTTAAGAGCTGACTCTCCAACTTATGGTGAATGGTTTGGTGCTATTTTATCTGATGAAAACAAGAAACAATTGTATATTCCTCCTTGCTTTGCTCATGGTTTTGTGGTTTTATCTGATGAAGCAGAGTTTGCATACAAATGCACTGAATTTTATCATGGTGAAGATGAAGGCGGAATAATATGGAATGATCCAGATATTGGTATTGACTGGCCTATTGATGAAATTGATGAGTTAATATTTTCTGAAAAGGATGAAAAATGGCCAACGCTTGCTGAATCACAAATCAAATATTAA
- the rfbA gene encoding glucose-1-phosphate thymidylyltransferase RfbA, translated as MKGIVLAGGSGTRLYPITKAVSKQLLPLYDKPMIYYPISVLMLAGIKEILIISTPRDLPMYKDLLGDGSSLGISFEYAVQEHPNGLAEAFIVGEDFIGDDNVALILGDNIFHGHRFTEILERATNLEDGAVIFGYYTNNPEAFGVVEFDDDWNVLSVEEKPEHPKSNYIVPGLYFYDNDVIEIAKNVKPSERGEVEITSVNEEYLNRGKLKVELLGRGMAWLDTGTHTGLLEAANFIETVQKRQSLYIACLEEIAYLKGYISKEQLLKTAEELKKTDYGQYLFNLAKR; from the coding sequence ATGAAAGGTATTGTACTTGCTGGTGGTTCTGGAACTCGTTTGTATCCTATTACTAAGGCTGTTTCTAAGCAGTTATTACCATTATATGATAAACCTATGATTTATTATCCGATTTCTGTTCTTATGCTTGCTGGAATTAAGGAGATTTTGATTATTTCCACTCCTCGTGATTTGCCTATGTATAAGGATTTGTTGGGTGATGGCTCTTCATTGGGTATTAGTTTTGAGTATGCTGTTCAAGAGCATCCTAATGGTCTTGCTGAAGCTTTTATTGTTGGTGAGGATTTTATTGGTGATGATAATGTTGCTTTGATTTTAGGGGATAACATTTTCCATGGCCATAGGTTTACTGAAATTTTAGAGCGTGCAACTAATCTTGAGGATGGAGCAGTTATTTTTGGTTATTATACTAATAATCCTGAGGCTTTTGGTGTTGTTGAGTTTGATGATGATTGGAATGTTTTATCTGTTGAAGAAAAACCTGAACATCCTAAATCAAATTATATCGTACCAGGATTATACTTCTATGATAATGATGTAATTGAAATCGCAAAAAATGTTAAGCCTTCTGAAAGAGGAGAAGTTGAAATCACATCAGTTAACGAAGAGTATTTAAATCGTGGAAAACTTAAAGTAGAGCTTTTAGGTCGTGGAATGGCTTGGCTGGATACTGGAACTCATACAGGTCTTTTAGAAGCCGCTAATTTTATTGAAACGGTTCAAAAAAGACAAAGTTTGTATATTGCTTGTCTTGAAGAAATTGCATATCTTAAAGGTTATATTTCAAAAGAACAATTACTTAAAACAGCTGAAGAGCTTAAAAAAACTGATTATGGACAATATTTATTTAATTTAGCGAAGAGGTGA
- a CDS encoding ABC transporter ATP-binding protein, whose translation MTIQLRYPKRISQKEDDEKSKWENLDNIMLDDWDDVASTYVSPGQKPGVFTISDFNFNIPDDARVSEVVIEHDFHKESSQRPIEIEPPLITLMIGEKEFEIYSFINADIYPADRSVTIPLEEVLGEDVKGDDFQIKFEFPENINKNGGLLFFDFVRVRLVFDIKRYLLTSGETNTYFPTEEEPIQLAVGDEFRYSLYFRNVNGVSTKRQEVKINIPEGLEILRYYFKASKINKLTDDDVDEELYEDEFDEKTLIWHPSVRGKGSAAIRLVLKCTSEGLKALSGYNENFGVTPNFYVEVHDKDFDSPPNLFDETTNVWGSELGDDEYYQLMNQDIVIDVDNVSMEFKKPQEKVDNLKEYCIKWVKRELKPKNKFKALDNVSFSVHKGERVGIIGFNGAGKSTILKILSGVLKPTSGEIHTYGTIAPLLELGAGFDHNYSGRENVFLNGAILGYSREFLESKYEEILEFSELEDFIDIPIKNYSSGMVAKLGFSVATIVEPDVLILDEVLSVGDVKFQKKSGDKLKSMMGSGVTVLLVSHATDNIRELCTRAIWLDHGKLVMDGDVDYVCDAYIEAAKKASEEELSGLQLQ comes from the coding sequence ATGACTATTCAATTAAGATATCCAAAAAGAATTTCTCAAAAGGAAGACGATGAAAAGTCCAAATGGGAAAATTTAGATAATATAATGCTTGATGATTGGGATGATGTTGCATCTACATATGTATCTCCTGGACAAAAACCTGGGGTATTTACAATAAGTGATTTTAATTTTAATATTCCTGATGATGCTAGAGTTTCTGAAGTTGTTATTGAGCATGATTTTCACAAGGAATCTTCTCAAAGACCAATAGAAATAGAACCTCCATTAATTACACTTATGATTGGTGAAAAAGAATTTGAAATTTATTCTTTTATTAATGCTGATATTTACCCTGCAGACCGTAGTGTTACAATTCCTTTAGAAGAAGTTTTGGGGGAGGATGTTAAAGGGGATGATTTTCAAATCAAATTTGAATTTCCTGAAAATATAAACAAAAATGGTGGTTTATTATTCTTTGATTTTGTACGTGTAAGGTTGGTTTTTGATATTAAAAGATATTTATTGACTTCAGGTGAAACCAATACTTATTTCCCGACTGAAGAAGAACCTATTCAATTAGCTGTTGGAGATGAATTCAGGTATTCTCTTTACTTTAGAAATGTCAATGGGGTATCAACAAAACGTCAAGAAGTTAAAATTAATATTCCTGAAGGCCTTGAAATCTTAAGATATTATTTCAAAGCATCTAAAATTAATAAATTAACAGATGATGATGTTGATGAAGAGTTGTATGAAGATGAATTTGATGAAAAAACATTAATTTGGCATCCATCTGTGCGAGGAAAAGGTTCAGCAGCTATTAGGTTAGTTTTAAAATGCACTAGCGAAGGTTTAAAGGCATTGTCGGGGTATAATGAAAACTTTGGTGTTACTCCTAATTTTTATGTTGAAGTTCATGACAAAGATTTTGACAGCCCTCCTAACTTATTTGATGAAACAACTAATGTTTGGGGTTCAGAACTGGGGGATGATGAATACTATCAGTTAATGAATCAGGATATTGTTATAGATGTTGATAATGTATCAATGGAATTCAAAAAACCTCAAGAAAAAGTGGATAATCTTAAAGAATATTGTATTAAATGGGTTAAAAGAGAATTAAAACCTAAAAATAAATTTAAAGCTCTTGATAATGTTTCTTTTTCTGTTCATAAGGGTGAACGGGTTGGTATTATTGGTTTTAATGGTGCTGGTAAAAGTACTATATTAAAAATATTATCTGGTGTTTTAAAACCAACTTCTGGTGAAATTCATACTTATGGTACTATTGCTCCTCTACTTGAGTTAGGTGCGGGATTTGATCATAATTATAGTGGTCGTGAAAATGTATTTTTAAATGGTGCTATTTTAGGTTATTCAAGAGAGTTTTTAGAAAGTAAATATGAAGAAATCTTGGAATTTTCAGAATTGGAGGATTTCATAGATATTCCAATTAAAAATTACTCTTCAGGTATGGTAGCAAAATTAGGTTTTTCAGTTGCAACCATAGTAGAACCCGATGTTTTAATATTGGATGAAGTATTATCGGTGGGAGATGTAAAATTCCAGAAAAAAAGTGGAGATAAACTTAAATCAATGATGGGGTCTGGTGTAACAGTACTACTTGTATCTCATGCAACTGATAATATTCGTGAATTATGTACTCGTGCTATTTGGCTTGATCATGGTAAACTTGTAATGGATGGGGATGTTGATTATGTTTGTGATGCTTACATTGAAGCAGCTAAAAAAGCATCTGAAGAAGAATTAAGTGGTTTACAATTACAATAA
- a CDS encoding ABC transporter permease, translating into MFERNKHLRNFNKYSFLLTELIKRDISGKYKDSTLGLFWSFFNPLLSMIVLTMVFSQFFGGSIPNFPVYLLSGKLVFDLFANATTGAMDSIKGNSEIIKKIYVPKYMFAVGIVCSEFINFLISLIVLVAVMVATGAPFYWSLLYSPIPLFFLLLLTMGVGLILATATTFFTDIKYLYGVLIMLLSFMTPLFYPIEMIPEQYLILFKINPLYAGVKCFRDIVLAGTFPEMKFFIYLIITSIIALVIGIFLFKKYQDEFILNI; encoded by the coding sequence ATGTTTGAAAGAAATAAGCACTTAAGAAATTTTAATAAGTATTCATTTTTACTTACAGAATTAATTAAAAGGGATATTAGCGGAAAATATAAGGATTCTACTTTAGGTTTGTTTTGGAGTTTTTTTAATCCATTATTATCTATGATTGTTTTAACTATGGTGTTTTCACAATTTTTCGGTGGATCAATTCCTAATTTCCCAGTTTATTTATTGAGTGGTAAATTGGTTTTTGATTTATTTGCCAATGCAACTACTGGAGCAATGGATTCAATTAAAGGTAATTCAGAAATTATTAAAAAAATTTATGTTCCAAAATATATGTTTGCAGTAGGAATTGTATGTTCGGAATTTATAAACTTTTTAATATCTCTTATAGTGCTTGTCGCTGTGATGGTTGCAACAGGTGCACCATTTTACTGGTCACTTCTTTACTCACCGATTCCATTGTTTTTCTTATTGTTATTAACAATGGGTGTTGGTTTGATTTTGGCTACTGCTACAACATTTTTTACAGATATTAAATATTTGTACGGTGTTTTGATAATGCTATTGTCATTTATGACTCCATTATTCTATCCTATTGAAATGATTCCTGAGCAATATCTGATATTATTTAAAATAAATCCGTTATATGCTGGAGTAAAATGTTTCAGAGATATAGTTTTGGCAGGTACTTTTCCCGAAATGAAATTTTTCATTTATTTAATAATTACATCCATTATTGCACTTGTTATTGGAATATTTTTATTTAAAAAATACCAAGATGAATTTATACTTAATATTTAA
- a CDS encoding barstar family protein → MNVYELDGKLIARDGHKYIKKALDFPDYYGENLDALYDCLCDLNCEIHIINVVDVKECILDTFDDANNDNENLIIKFV, encoded by the coding sequence TTGAACGTTTATGAACTTGATGGAAAATTAATAGCTCGTGATGGTCATAAATATATAAAAAAAGCTTTAGATTTTCCAGATTATTATGGTGAAAATTTAGATGCACTTTATGATTGTTTATGTGATTTGAATTGTGAAATTCATATCATTAATGTTGTTGATGTAAAAGAATGCATTTTAGATACTTTTGATGATGCAAATAATGATAATGAGAATTTAATAATAAAATTCGTTTAA
- a CDS encoding ribonuclease domain-containing protein, giving the protein MDKRMLIIVFAIIALLGGLFLSGSFAQKDVKVVEDGQYCTVDEVAAYIKEFHKLPSNYITKNQARDLGWSGGPLNKYAPGKSIGGDVFGNREDVLPKTSAKYIECDINANGTSRGPERIIYNSDTFQVYYTSDHYKTFKEV; this is encoded by the coding sequence ATGGATAAAAGGATGTTAATAATTGTTTTTGCAATTATAGCATTATTGGGAGGCCTTTTCTTATCAGGATCTTTTGCTCAAAAAGATGTTAAGGTAGTGGAAGATGGCCAATATTGTACTGTTGATGAAGTGGCAGCATATATTAAAGAATTTCATAAATTACCTAGTAATTATATTACAAAAAATCAAGCTAGGGATTTAGGATGGTCTGGAGGTCCTTTAAATAAATATGCTCCGGGTAAAAGTATTGGCGGTGATGTATTTGGTAATAGGGAAGATGTACTTCCTAAAACTTCGGCTAAATACATTGAATGTGATATTAATGCAAATGGTACTTCAAGAGGACCTGAAAGAATAATTTATAATAGTGATACATTTCAAGTGTATTATACATCTGACCATTATAAAACATTTAAAGAGGTATAA
- the rfbD gene encoding dTDP-4-dehydrorhamnose reductase, with amino-acid sequence MKILITGSNGMLGHDLIEVLDAKHELILTTSSSLDITNKEHVISFIKEKNPDVVINSAAYTNVDGCEENVDLAFAVNGEGPKNLALGCKEVNCPLVHVSTDYVFNGKNTRPWVEDDEIDPISVYGKSKLEGEIGIQETIDNFFIIRTAWLYGVNGGNFPKTMLELAKIHPEITVVTDEVGCPTYTLDLAKAIAKLIETEYYGIYHLTNSDSCSWFDFAKYIFEIADVDVKVTPVTASEFARPAPRPSYSVLNNKKWIDNGFKPLRSYKEAIKEYIDIIK; translated from the coding sequence ATGAAGATTTTAATTACTGGTTCTAATGGTATGTTGGGGCATGATTTAATAGAAGTTTTAGATGCTAAACATGAATTGATATTAACTACTTCTTCATCATTGGATATAACTAATAAAGAACATGTTATTTCATTTATTAAGGAAAAAAATCCTGATGTTGTAATTAATTCTGCCGCTTATACTAATGTTGATGGCTGTGAAGAAAATGTTGATTTGGCATTTGCCGTTAATGGTGAAGGTCCAAAAAATTTGGCTTTGGGATGTAAGGAAGTAAATTGTCCTCTTGTTCATGTGAGCACGGATTATGTATTTAATGGTAAAAATACAAGGCCTTGGGTTGAAGACGATGAAATTGATCCAATCAGTGTTTATGGAAAAAGTAAACTTGAAGGTGAAATTGGAATTCAAGAAACAATAGATAATTTCTTTATCATAAGGACTGCTTGGTTATATGGAGTAAATGGGGGTAATTTTCCTAAAACAATGTTGGAATTAGCTAAAATTCATCCTGAAATAACTGTTGTTACGGATGAAGTTGGTTGTCCTACATATACTTTGGATTTGGCAAAAGCCATTGCCAAATTAATTGAAACAGAATATTACGGGATTTATCATTTGACTAATTCTGACAGTTGTTCCTGGTTTGACTTTGCAAAATATATTTTTGAAATTGCAGATGTTGATGTTAAGGTTACTCCAGTCACTGCATCTGAATTTGCAAGACCTGCTCCAAGACCTTCTTATTCTGTTTTAAATAATAAAAAATGGATTGATAATGGATTTAAACCTTTAAGAAGTTATAAAGAAGCTATTAAAGAATATATTGATATCATAAAGTAG
- a CDS encoding nucleotide sugar dehydrogenase, with product MKVCIIGQGYIGLPTAALFARNHCEVVGVDVNEKMIENLNNGIIHIEEPGISDIIKQALKNKVYKASLKPEKADAFIITVPTPYIADNYSCDLSYVISACESIIPFLEKDNIVIVESTIAPMSTDDIVKPIFEKEGFTIGEDLYLAHCPERVLPGKIIEELIHNDRIIGGITPKCSQKASEVYGQFVEGELMLTEAKTAELSKCMENTFRDVNIALANELTKICAEIGVNALDVIKMANKHPRVNLHTPGPGVGGHCLAIDPYFIYAKAPETAKLIKLARDTNNSMPEFVCDNVRKIITKGKIAILGVSYKGNTGDDRESPSYEIIDNLKKNYEISIHDPHIDKPNFVSFKEAVTDADLILILCDHNEFKNLDYTLIHEDTVIFDTKNIIYKVPDKIKLYNYGNLYELNL from the coding sequence ATGAAAGTATGTATTATTGGACAAGGTTATATCGGACTTCCAACTGCCGCATTATTTGCAAGAAATCATTGTGAAGTCGTTGGAGTTGATGTTAACGAAAAAATGATTGAAAATTTAAATAATGGAATCATTCACATTGAAGAGCCTGGAATATCTGATATAATAAAACAAGCTTTAAAAAATAAAGTTTATAAAGCTTCCCTAAAACCTGAAAAAGCAGATGCATTCATAATAACCGTCCCTACACCATATATCGCAGATAATTATAGCTGTGATTTAAGCTATGTCATTAGTGCATGCGAATCAATCATTCCATTTTTAGAAAAAGATAATATAGTTATTGTTGAATCAACAATAGCTCCAATGTCAACTGACGATATTGTAAAACCTATTTTTGAAAAAGAAGGATTTACTATAGGTGAGGATTTATACCTTGCCCATTGCCCCGAAAGAGTTCTGCCCGGAAAAATTATAGAAGAATTAATTCATAATGACCGTATTATCGGAGGAATAACACCAAAATGCAGTCAAAAGGCCAGCGAAGTATATGGTCAATTTGTAGAGGGTGAATTAATGTTAACTGAAGCAAAAACTGCTGAATTATCAAAATGTATGGAAAACACTTTTAGAGATGTCAACATCGCATTAGCTAATGAACTCACAAAAATTTGTGCTGAAATTGGTGTTAATGCATTAGATGTAATAAAAATGGCAAATAAACATCCAAGAGTCAACTTACATACACCAGGACCAGGTGTTGGCGGTCACTGCCTTGCAATTGATCCTTATTTTATTTATGCAAAAGCTCCTGAAACTGCTAAGTTAATTAAGCTTGCAAGAGACACCAATAATTCCATGCCGGAATTTGTATGTGATAATGTAAGAAAAATAATAACTAAAGGAAAAATTGCAATATTAGGTGTTTCCTATAAAGGGAATACTGGTGATGACAGAGAAAGTCCATCATATGAGATTATAGACAATTTAAAGAAAAATTATGAAATATCAATTCATGACCCTCATATAGACAAACCAAATTTTGTTAGCTTTAAAGAAGCTGTAACCGATGCTGACTTAATTTTAATATTATGTGACCATAATGAGTTTAAAAACCTAGATTATACATTAATACATGAAGATACAGTAATTTTTGATACAAAAAATATAATCTACAAGGTTCCAGATAAGATTAAACTTTACAATTATGGAAACTTATACGAACTTAATCTTTAA
- a CDS encoding DUF2264 domain-containing protein — protein MGFKSFFSKNFNSNNDRKIWVDTLSKIINPVLTNAANETLKKNMPVNAVKNERAKFAHLEAVGRTVCGIAPWLELGADNSYEGKLRAKYIELTTKGLVNICNPDSPDYLIFNQPYQPLVDSAHLVEGLLRAKTQLWDNINHDNQEMIVDALKQTRSIEPWINNWILFPSMIEAFLLETTGEYDEFRLMHGVNVYMNEWYCGDSYYGDGPNFHFDYYNSYVIHPMLTDILSVLRKHGIGEYTFLDAHLHRLRHYAGHLERLISPEGTYPVVGRSMLYRTAVFQALGQACLFGLYNEDVKPEQIRCALTSVIQNQFSDNANFDNDGWLRFGFNGNQPNVAEDYSNTGSMYLCTTGFLPLGLPEKDRFWSAPSAEWTSLKAWSGKDIDSNMYIKD, from the coding sequence ATGGGTTTTAAATCATTTTTTTCTAAAAATTTTAATTCAAATAATGACCGGAAAATTTGGGTCGATACATTATCTAAAATCATTAATCCGGTATTAACAAATGCTGCAAATGAAACTCTTAAAAAAAATATGCCGGTTAATGCCGTCAAGAATGAAAGAGCTAAATTTGCACATTTGGAGGCAGTAGGTCGTACTGTATGTGGTATTGCTCCTTGGCTAGAATTAGGTGCTGATAATTCTTATGAAGGTAAATTAAGGGCCAAATATATAGAGTTAACCACTAAAGGATTAGTCAATATATGTAATCCAGATTCACCCGATTATTTAATTTTTAATCAACCGTATCAGCCGTTAGTTGATTCTGCACATTTGGTAGAGGGATTGCTTAGGGCTAAAACTCAACTTTGGGATAACATTAATCATGACAATCAAGAAATGATTGTTGATGCGTTAAAACAAACTCGTTCTATTGAACCATGGATTAACAATTGGATTTTATTTCCATCAATGATTGAAGCTTTTTTACTTGAAACTACTGGGGAATATGATGAGTTCAGATTAATGCATGGTGTAAATGTCTATATGAATGAATGGTATTGTGGTGATTCCTATTATGGCGATGGTCCCAATTTCCATTTTGATTATTATAATAGTTATGTCATTCATCCAATGCTTACTGACATACTTTCAGTTTTAAGAAAGCATGGCATTGGCGAATATACTTTTTTAGATGCTCATTTACATAGGTTAAGGCATTATGCAGGACACTTGGAAAGGCTTATATCTCCTGAAGGAACATATCCTGTAGTTGGTAGGTCAATGTTATATAGAACTGCTGTTTTTCAGGCTTTGGGTCAGGCATGTTTGTTTGGTTTATATAATGAGGATGTAAAGCCTGAACAGATTAGATGTGCATTAACTTCTGTAATTCAAAATCAATTTTCGGATAATGCTAATTTTGATAATGATGGATGGTTACGATTTGGATTTAATGGAAATCAGCCAAATGTGGCTGAAGATTATAGTAATACTGGTAGTATGTATTTATGCACAACTGGATTTCTGCCTTTGGGTTTACCTGAAAAGGATAGATTTTGGTCAGCTCCAAGTGCGGAATGGACTTCACTAAAGGCTTGGAGCGGAAAGGATATAGACTCAAATATGTACATTAAAGATTAA